The sequence TTCACTAACCAAAGTGGAATGTAAGGAATGAATCTCCCTATTGAGCTCAGATGTGCTTCTAATGGATTTGAGATTTACCTGTGATTGGATTTTCACTAGTTTCTGATCCAGATATCTGTTGGTACTCGATCAATATTTCAGGAATGCCTGCTATCTTGAACCATTCTTTGCCTTTTCCCTTCTGACATTGTTCTTCAAGTTTCACACATTCCATAATAGTCAATGATTGAAGACTTTCTGGCAGCCTTTCTCCTGGGAAAGCTTGGATTTCCGGGCAAAGTATAATTCTCAAATTTTTAAGAGACTTGAGCTTCATGAACTCTGGAAGAGTGACCAGGTTTGGGCAGTCGATGATAGTAAGGTCACGAAGACTAGGCATGTCATATTCCTTGATTGCTGTCCATTTCTCCAAACAGGGCATTCCATCAAATTTTAGTGCCTCTAATTTCAAGAAAGCACCATAAAACTCATGGCtgattgttaagtttgtctcgaattcttgacccgttttgaagattgacccgatccgacatattttggtggcgacccgaatgggaatttttctgagatctgtgatggaagcagagggcttgggccgataggcccaagcccggagcccatcactgatctcgtatctcGTATGGgtgtgcgggggcgtagcccccgcggtatggttcgaccggatcgatcgcgacccgatgggtcgaaccgctatttagcgtatatatatataatgtactgttgcttgttgagagtcattgtattctagggttttcacgaagctagggtttcagggcgagttcttcctcgccgctgctagggtgtaatccttcttctgtatagtgaatcatcttcttcttcgcccgaggacgtagcacaccaccctggtgtgtgaacctcgttaaatctctgtgtcgtacggatctattgtctctctttattcgtgtttcttggtgtttgatctaacactgATCTCTTTCAATAAATGCATTTCATGCATGTACAATGACTTGAGGGAAGGGAGTCTTCCAAGATCCGGAAGATAGGTGCAATTGCAGTTTCTTAGGTTGATAACTGTAAGTCTATAGAATTTTTCCGAAGACAACCAGTTTGGAAAGCTCTCAGCACCATACCTTGTTATCTTTAACTGCTCAATTGAAAGATGAGGCTCAATAAGAATAAATTCCATCTCACCATTACGTTGTGATGAACTCCATTGGAACTCCAATTTGTTAATTGCAACTTTGTCACCTAATTGAGCTTCATTAGCCTGATCTTTGGTAACATTCTCCATCTTTGCTATGCAAAGTGACCCTCTAAGCTTCTTCATATATTTCAGCTCTTCAATCCGAAATCCTTCCTGTCTTCCCACAACGAATATGCTCAGTGTTTGTAGATTAGTTAACTGCCCCATTCTTGGAGGCATGGAAGTCAATTGATGCACTCCATCCAGATTGAGATACTGAAGATGGATGAGCTTACTCATTTCATTGGGTAATACAACAAGGTCTGAGCAATTTCTAAGCTTCAATGTTTCTAGATTATAGAGTTTACTCAGTGATTCCGGCAACTTTCTCATTCGAGTGCTAGAGACGTCAAGGTATCGTAAATGTCTCAATTTGCAAACAGAGGTTGGCAACTCCTTGATTTTTGTAGAACTCAAATCCAACACTCGTAAGAATTTCAATTTCACAAACAAATTGTGAGGAATGTGCTTGATGGAGCTTCCAAACTCAATCCGCAATTTAAGTGTGCGTAACAACTCTGCTtcatgaaacctttcaaatatTTTCATATCAAAGCTTTTGCAAATTTTGTCATCAAGCAACAACATGGAATGCAAAGTCACTGGAGAAATCTTATCTGTTTCACCTTCATCCATCATAGAATATTCATTTGGACAATATTGTTTTATTAGCTCATAGACATCCTTATGAACTCTGTATGTTGACTCATAATTTTCACAAACAATAGATGACatttgaaaaatagaaagtctGTGAAGCTCTTGGAAGTATATTCGACCTCTCTCCATTAGTTGCTCTTGTCCCGTCCGTATAAAACCCACGGAAATCCATAACTGGATCAATGTATCCTCCTCAAATTCATAATCTCCAAGAAATAGAATGCAAGTGTAGATAACACATCTCTTTAGATGTTGAGGTAGATTGTGAAAGCTTTTACATACCTCTGAGGTATTAGAAGCTTCAGAAATTGATCCTTCAGTAATCTTGGTGTCCATGGATGACACTTGATCTATTCCAGGCTTAGGCTGTACAATCTCATGATAAGTATGAACGGAAAGAAGTGGATCCTCATGTGGTCGCCCTGCCATTTCAATAGTTTCAAATAGCAAGGAGATGTTGCTTAGTGCAACTGAATTATCATAGATTGAGTTTATGATATCAAGTGCCACATCTCTTTCATGACCTTGCAGTGGTAGTTGAATCAAAGGTGTTGCTTCTGAAACACATGAAGCAATGGCCTCCAATATATTCCCTAGACCTTCAAATAGAGGTTGATGTTCAAGAAACTCATGTTTTGATGGATCTCCCAATTTATGAAGCTCTGCATCTCTTAGCATGGTCAGGGACATCTCTAGCCTCTGTAGCACCTGTAGAAGTGAGGAAGAAATGAGGGTGATATCCCCAATTCCCATTTCTTCAGGATTTTCAAGTATAGGCCTCATCTTTCTCAATATATAATCCAATTGATTTAGTAGAAAACCTGGTGAATATTGACCTGCAAAAATTCAAGAGAGATGCAGTACCATGAATTCTTAATATAAGATTCAAAAAGGTTAGAAGAAATAACTTGAAAGATTCAACTCAACACATTTATAGCAACACTGGATAGACCCCTTCAGCCTCTTTAAAATCAAGGATCCTTGTGGAATGGATCCAAGTGCAAATTGAGTTGTGAGGCtaatttggggaaaaaaattatttttcctttctcaggattttttttttgttgctaaaCTTTTTCTAGGATTGACGTGAAAGGAAATGAGGTTTAAATCACCACCTTTATACATATGCCTATGCAAACATCTATTCAATAAGCATGAAATATAAAAAACGAGCAAGTATCAATTGTTTTTGTCCTGTTATTCTACGACGAAATTGAGCATACGATTTAAGGTTAACTACTTCAAAGATTCAGAATAAATACATATTACAGACAGGATCAAaggtttgaaacttggaaacaacttCTCTTGCGAAGTAAGGAGTAACACTACATACATTTATCCCTCCCAGACTctacagtagcgggagccttgtgcactatgTTGCTTTTTATACACAGGCTTAAAGGTCAGTTAACTTCATAACCAATCAAgagatcaaaaccaattatatattttaatgcTTCATTAAACCTTAATATTTTATATCCCAAAATATTTTACCATGAAACTAAACAATATTACTGAAGCACCAAAATATTTCTAAGTAGAAGAAAATGACAAGAACAGGGATGGTGGTAACACAATAACCGTTGTTCAAGGCCTAGCACAGCAAACTTAAATTACCACATGGAACCATGCCTAGCACCAAAATTTGGTGTATAGGTGGGACAAATTGTCCTCTAACCATCTGTTGAATTTCAAGGTTAAAGGCATTTTGCTTGTGGCAAAACTATGCATCCaattcttatttaaaaaaaaaaaaaacctccaaaaatgaatgaaaactcaAGACAAGCAATACatttttttcaattgaaaatacaaggaaaaaaaatccaacgcTATGTAAACCGTATGATTGAATTAAACCACTAAATTTGAGATATGACCAATACCAAGGAGTCTCTAGCTAGCCAAAGAACTAGACTTTAGGGTGCAACCAAGCTAGATTTTTCAAGACCCTAGCCAAACCCTAGGTGCCTTCAGCTCAGCCTCAAGCCAGGCCTGGACTGGGAACGGGCTGGGCATGTCCGTGGTCTAAAAGCTCAAGCTCGAGATAGGGTCATGGCTGACTGACCCTGGTTGCCCTTGTTTTTGCCATTTCATGTCCTTCtctacaagagagagagaacatcacCGAAACCAATCAGTCCTATTCATGctatataaattcaaaaaatatatggAACATCACCGACACCAATTATCCAACCATgctaatcaaattaaaaaatatatacatgtaAAGATCTATACCCCTCACAGCGAACGATATGGAGCCTGAAACTTCAATCACATCATGCAGCATTGACAACACTCTTGGTCTGCTCAGTATATCATGTCTTAAAACAGATTGTCCTAAATTCTTATATGAATTCTAGGTTTTTAGCACAACAATATTGTACTTAATTAATTCTAGTATGAATTTTAGATTTCTAGCACAATAATCACCCTTAGATAAAAAACTTTTAGATAATTGGGTTGAATACAGGGAACTGAGGAAATATATGTATCGATTTAGTGTATTATCATAAGCATCAAACCACCGAGAATTTAAGAGTTGTGCTTTTCCCTTGTACTTGGCTTCATTCTCTTCAGGTGCAGCTGAAATTGTCCTCCTTCCTATGGAGTTTTCTTCTGATCTCCTTACTCTTGCAAAGGGAGATGTGGACCGGACTGTGTATCATAGGATGTAATCAGGTTGTGGTCttttaaataaacaaatttCTATTTGGTCAGTCGGTTATTGGTGCATAATCAGGCTCATATTAGTGGGCTATAATTTCCTTATAAACGGGTTAATTGGGTTAATTGGctataaataaatcataaacatgcTAATTAGggtaataaattttaatctatTAGTTCCACATTGATTCTAAGCAGGACAATCCCTTTCCTCGTATACCTATGAACATATACCTCTGTTTACTAGATCGATCCTTTGAGATGGAAATTTACAATAAATACACAAATTGGACTGTAAACTGTCAATTAATAGTCAAGTAACGGGCTGATCGGTCTCGATTGGGTGCCTATTGGGCTAGAaagaattagatttttttttttttttaataagggtCCAGACAGATTTTATCAAGCAAAGAAAAGTGAGGAAGTGTATGTGGAATGCCTTCATTGTCAAATAAATCAAGAATATATCAACACATATCTTACTAGACAGCAGAATATTGCACACAGAATTTCGGGGAGATAAAGTACCTGTAGGCTGCTGTTCATAGTCGACAGGTGCTATGGTCATCGATGGAGGGGAGGAGAAGGAGGCGAGATCCGGACGTGCATGAAACCCTGAACaaatgagaaggaaagaagaaataaataattaagaaagaaaCACGTTGATTGAAAGTCAATCCAATTCAATCTGGAGTGTGAATTAGGTTCTGGTATGAAAACTATTATTTTACAGgttgatccacacagatgaaaTCCAttacaggatttttttttattggatggaTTCTATCTGTGTTGATAATCccgtacaagaatgattctctTACCGGAACTTGATCCGCTCTCCCCAGTCTGACTTGTTTTGTGGGCTAGAAAATCTGAACTAAATTCAGCCTAAGGTCTGAAAAGTCTAACCCGAACCCTGATTTTCTTAGCTGGCTTTTGATGGGctcgggcttgggcttgggcttgggcttgggcttggggcttgggcttgggcttgggcttgggcttgggatTGGTCTTGGTCTCGGTCTTGGTCTTGGTCTTGGTCTTGGGCTAAACTTGCACTCTTATACATTGTtttttgtgtcttttttttttttNNNNNNNNNNNNNNNNNNNNtttttttttaattaataccCAGTGAACTGTCCAATAGAATTTTACTCACACAATTTAGAGAAATAAAGAAGAGTGATAGAGAGGACAGATGAGCACAAGAGCGGATcaagttcacgtacgagaatgtacgAGAATGGTACTAGTCCGTagatatagaatcaattttctctctcttcatttaatagattctatatccatGGATCAAGAGTGTACGAGAacgagaacctgatccgttcacagGGAGCATTGGATTCACCCTAGACACTGCCACATGTTAGGCCCTGCATACTACCTAATGGGGCACAATGTGCATCTCTAATTTACCAAAATAGAGGAATTAATAAATAAGTTAATCAAAACAAGAACATACATAAGCTTTGTAGGTTAAGTTACCTAATTTGGCCGGCATGGAAGTCCACAATTTGACACCCTTTGACAGTGTACCATTGTCACTTGGTAACCCAGCTAGACGAGAGCAACCTTCCACAGACAACCTTTGTAGATTTTCAAGGTTACCTACAAACTCTGGTAACATTTCAATACCAGTGTAGGACAGGTCCAAGCATTGAATGTTCTTCCACCCAATCATATAATGAAAAGACCCAGAAAGAGAAGTACAGTGAGAGAGCTTCAATGTTCTTAGTTCTTCCAGCTTAACCACGGACTCGGGTAACATTTCAATTGGAGTGTAGGAGAGATCTAGGTAACAAAGCTCTGGCAGTTCCCCAAATGTAGTGGGCAAGACCCTGATGCCAGTGCCACTCAAATCCAAGAAGCGTAAGCATTCGAGCTTATGGATGTCATCGGGTAAGCTGACAAGCTCCGGATTATTGCAGACTTTCAACATTACTAGCCTTTGGATCCTATACAGTGACTGCGGTAACAATTTCATGGAAGTTGCAGAGAGGTCAAGGCACCATAAATGCTCAGTATTGCTGGACAGATCATGAGGGGCTTCATAGATAATGTCGAATTGTTCGTCATCATCTAGTACCGTTAATGCTCTGAACTTCAGAAACCTAGTTAAGTCACCCACTCccaatgatgatggtggtgaagaTGATGATGGTATTATCTGATCAAATCCATCCAAAATCAACTTCTCAATCGATGGAAGAGTTGGAAATACCACTAGTTTTGGACAATGCTCAATGTCGAGCAATTTCACTGAAGGAAGAAGCTGTGGTAGTTCTCTTAGGTCTTCACATTCTTTTATCTCCAGTTGCACGAGGCTAGGAAAGTGGTGAGAGAACTTCCTCAACTTTGGACATCCAATTATATTGAGATGACAGAGGCAAGGGAATTGCCCTataccttcttcttcaatcacttTGGGCCACTCCTCCCACTCTTCcattttttcaataaatagtTTCTCCAGTGATTGAAATTGCTTACTAGCTGATGACGAGCCATCCCCATATAACTCACTTCCCACAATTTTTATTGCATTGCAACCGGAGATGAATAGTTGTTTGAGCAAGGGCAGTTGCTTAAGATGAGGCAAGAACTTGCATTTGCGACAATTGATGAGACCTAAAGTGTGTAAATTAGAGAAAGGACACTCTATCCAGCTTGGGAATCTTGTACCACCGTAGTTTACAATCCATAGCTCTTCAAGATTAGGAGGAGGTTGTAGTTGGTCAAGTACATCCTCTTCTACTTTCTCATCTCTCCCCAAATCAAGAAGGGTATCAGCACTTTCATAATGACTCCAACGCAACCGCAGCCCAAGAAGGTGTCGCTTGTTCTTTAAATTGGCAACCATCGCCTCTCTTCCATTGTTGCTTACATTTTCCAAATTCAAAATGTCCAAATTCCCACGGAGTTGGGATAAGTCCCTCAACTCACTAATATTTTTTGACCCCACAACAAATGTGCTCAGCGTTTGAAGGCTAGTTAAGTTTCCCATTTGTAATGGCATTTTATATGAACCCCATGGGAGAAAAAGATGTCGAAGATTTACGAGGTTACCCAAATCTTTGGGCAACTCTGTAAGGTGCAAACATCCAGCTAGGACCAAGGTTTGTAAATTGTAAAGACTTCCAATTGAATCAGGTAATATCTCAATATTAGAAAATGATAGATCTAGAAGCCTTAAATGTTTCAACTTGCTGACTGAATCAGGCAACTTAAGGTTGAGACAATTTCTTAAATGCAGTACACGCAGGAAATGGAATTGCATGTCGGGAAAAATGTACCTGGGGACACCCACAATTCCACCTAGAGTTACAAGGGTGCGTACACTTTTCATACCCTCAAAATGTATCGCCTCAGCATTACAATTGTCCATAAGGTAGGATAAGTGACGAGTTGTTACAAGAATTTGGGACGGATTATCATATTCTCTCCGACTATATATTCCAGCCGAAACGAATCGTGCTAAATCATGAATTAAATCATGCATCACAAATCCCAATCCTACGTTACTGGATGAATCAAAGAATGACCGGCTGTGAAGTCTTTCTGATAAGTGATCACTGAAAGTCGGATGAAATGCTTGGGTATTATTAGATAACTCAAAGAAGGACCGCATAAATAGTTCATCAAAATACCCAACCCCTATATCTTCTAGTCTTTTATCTCCTTCTGGTTGAATAATACCTTCCGCCATCCACAAGATTACTAATTCAATCTTGTTAAAGATGTAGTCTTTGGGAAACAAAGCACAATACGCAAAACATCTCTTCAAAAGTGGCGAAAGGTGATGGTAGCTCAACATAAGTGATGGAAAGATCTCACCATGATCCCATATTTCATTCTCCAAAATATCTTCCCACTCACTATTCTCCCTTTTATCTTGCAAGAGGCTCGCAAGTGTCTTTACAGCCAAAGGTAAACCTTTACatttcttcataattttttttccaaacactTCCAACTTTCGATTTGCTTCAGGTGAATTTTTATCCATGAAAGCATTCTTTCTAATAAGCTCAAAACAAGCctcatctgatagaccttgtaAATCATGATCTTCCTGAACAGTACGCACCATTGTTGCAACACCCTTGTTCCGTGTTGTAATCAATATCTTGCTTCCTGGCTTACCATATGCAAAAGGGGTGGTTAAGACTTCCCATTTCTTGTAGTCCTCATTCCAGACATCATCCAGAACCAACAAGAATCTTCCATCCTTATTAAATTTTAGTTCAAGTTTCAGCTGTAGTGCTTCCAGTGAATCATCATCAGGAGGGGTAGACCCGGTGGCTGACTTGAGAATTTCTTTGATCAACCTCACCACATCAAAGTCTTCAGATACACAGACCCAAACTCTCAGATCAAAATACTTCGAATTCTTAACTCTGTCACAGTTATAAACAAGTTGAGCAAGGGTCGTCTTTCCCGATCCACCCATGCGGACGATGGGCAGCACAGAGAAATTATTACCATTGTTATTGAGACTTGAAGTTTCGTCTGATAGCAACCAATCGACAATCTTGCACATATTATCCTCTCTGCCAAAAACATTAGAGTTATCCACCAAAGAACTCGTCGGTGGCCTTTGACTCACTACCCTAGGCCTTGAGGACCCAGATCCCTTGCTCAAGTTCAAACCTGTAGCAACTCCTTCTCTCGCTACATTTTTTAACCTCTGGTTGATACCCCTTGCAGCTCTTCGGCGAAGTTGTAAAACTTATCCTCGATGCCTTTTATCCCTTCAAACCTTTCATTGATGCCCTTAACAGCAGATTCTATACCAAACttcaaaaaatatgaaacacTACTTTCAGTACTTGATGGAGTGAGAGGAACAGAGTTGCGTACCAGTTGGGTTGGATAAGCAGATTCGAATTTCAGGCGTACAAGTTCACTTGCATAATCATCCAGTATGTCGTCCGCATCATAAAGGAGTCGCTTGAGATGGTCAAGCCACACTTTCACAGCAACGCTggtgaattgcttcatttcagCTTCATCAGATAAGAACTGAATCGTTTTTGACGTCTCCTTCAGTGATTCCAGTTCATCCAAGGCGATCTTCCAATATTGGCCCGAATTAGGAACGCTGGCGAACCGCTTCACTTCATCATGAGCTTCATCCAACATCATGGCGGACTTTGGATCTTGTATTCTTGATACTAAAAAATTCACTCCCACTTCAAAATTGATCTTCTTCCACCAGCGAAGGAAGTCCTTGAACTCAGAGGTGACCAACCTATCGTACATCCCCTGAAGGAATGCTGAGAGGAGCTCTCCGACAACTTTTTCCGCAGTcgacatcttcttcttttagaGAAACGGTAAAGTGAAGAGAGCTCAAGAAATGAACCAGAAATGAGAGAGAgcggaagaagaaaaaggataaaAGGATAGGAGTTGAGTCAGTAAATAAATGGTTACAATCACATGACTTACCCAAAACTTTTTTTGATTTTCACTGCTAATTGTTGTCCAAATACACAGTAAAGGATTTGTCTGTATTAACTGTTTGTATGGAAAGAGGTGGAATATGGATCCGCGGCATACCAACCATTAAgtgatatatttatttatttatttattttaggaaattacactcccctcccctatatgTTTTAGGTATTATACAATCCTTCCCTGCGAAGTTTGTAATTACAAATTCTTCCTTTATAAGTTGTAGAATATATCAACCATACCTTGACCGTGAGTGAAAAACCATTAAGTGTGTTAGAAATTTGTGTTAAcaccaaaatacccttggtcTAATGGAGATGACGATTTTGTCTTCAACCATTATTAtcgtcttcttccttgagaaacCATGGAAGAATTAGAGTTTATTCTCACACTTGCGATAGGTGGTTCTGAAATTTGAAATCGGAGAGAGCATCAATGATCAACTGCAATGGATGCAAACACCTTCCGTCCCTTTGGCGTCTCCCAAAgcttgaatcacttaccataaGTAAAATGGATCAAATAGAGCAGTTAAACGATGACTTCTTCTTCCACATTGGAAGTGGAGGTGTTTTTTCATCACTTGAGATACTTGAAGTTAAAAGCATGAAAAAGTTAAGAAGCTGGGTTACAAGTGACATTGGCCAGCTTTCTTTTCCAAAGCTTAATCAACTAACCTTCAAGGATTGTCCCATGTTGGAGCAATTTAATGTCCTTCAACTGCTCAATTCCATCTGCTGTCTGAAAATTAAAGATTGTGAACTACTAATACGATGGATGGATCAACAGCCAGGTTGgcagaagaaaaaggaagaagacgaTGGAAGCTCCATCTACCAACGCATTTGAGATggtatgtattttctttttctatcttgAAAAATTTTTACCCTCTTCAATTTTAATATTATGAGCTCATTAGGAATCAACTTTAGCCTCTACTAATCTACTCTCATTATTCaatacaagatttttttttcttttgtttttccttcaaaaagcAAAAATATTCTGTATATCAATACAAGATATAGTTGATATATAGAATTTAGACTAtttttggttgcaatggaattgaaattttcgaACTTAAAAGGAAACTTTTATAATCACTACTATGGGATTATGTAAAATATAAACTTTTTAAATCTCTTATCATATTAAGTAATGACACAATTTACATGTGGTTTTCATTTTACATTAAAATGGTTTCGGatgtaaagtaaaatgaaatttaaatatttaataagaaaatatggaatgatGTGGACTTAGTAACATAGTTACATAgggtaatgattaaaaaaattcttttttagtgcAAAATTGTCTCCAccattccatttgatttctcTTGCAATCAAATGGAGCCAtaatagcaatttttttttggagtgtaATTACACCCAAAGAATTATTTAATGCAAAGGTGAAAAAggaatttgaaaatttaaaaatcattttaattTATAACTTTAAGGGAAAAGAAGCTCCCTGATTGCATGGCCATTGACGAGGGCCAACGTCGGGGAGCACATGGGCATACAAGG is a genomic window of Macadamia integrifolia cultivar HAES 741 unplaced genomic scaffold, SCU_Mint_v3 scaffold3024, whole genome shotgun sequence containing:
- the LOC122067633 gene encoding uncharacterized protein LOC122067633, which produces MCKIVDWLLSDETSSLNNNGNNFSVLPIVRMGGSGKTTLAQLVYNCDRVKNSKYFDLRVWVCVSEDFDVVRLIKEILKSATGSTPPDDDSLEALQLKLELKFNKDGRFLLVLDDVWNEDYKKWEVLTTPFAYGKPGSKILITTRNKGVATMVRTVQEDHDLQGLSDEACFELIRKNAFMDKNSPEANRKLEVFGKKIMKKCKGLPLAVKTLASLLQDKRENSEWEDILENEIWDHGEIFPSLMLSYHHLSPLLKRCFAYCALFPKDYIFNKIELVILWMAEGIIQPEGDKRLEDIGVGYFDELFMRSFFELSNNTQAFHPTFSDHLSERLHSRSFFDSSSNVGLGFVMHDLIHDLARFVSAGIYSRREYDNPSQILVTTRHLSYLMDNCNAEAIHFEGMKSVRTLVTLGGIVGVPRYIFPDMQFHFLRVLHLRNCLNLKLPDSVSKLKHLRLLDLSFSNIEILPDSIGSLYNLQTLVLAGCLHLTELPKDLGNLVNLRHLFLPWGSYKMPLQMGNLTSLQTLSTFVVGSKNISELRDLSQLRGNLDILNLENVSNNGREAMVANLKNKRHLLGLRLRWSHYESADTLLDLGRDEKVEEDVLDQLQPPPNLEELWIVNYGGTRFPSWIECPFSNLHTLGLINCRKCKFLPHLKQLPLLKQLFISGCNAIKIVGSELYGDGSSSASKQFQSLEKLFIEKMEEWEEWPKVIEEEGIGQFPCLCHLNIIGCPKLRKFSHHFPSLVQLEIKECEDLRELPQLLPSVKLLDIEHCPKLVVFPTLPSIEKLILDGFDQIIPSSSSPPSSLGVGDLTRFLKFRALTVLDDDEQFDIIYEAPHDLSSNTEHLWCLDLSATSMKLLPQSLYRIQRLVMLKVCNNPELVSLPDDIHKLECLRFLDLSGTGIRVLPTTFGELPELCYLDLSYTPIEMLPESVVKLEELRTLKLSHCTSLSGSFHYMIGWKNIQCLDLSYTGIEMLPEFVGNLENLQRLSVEGCSRLAGLPSDNGTLSKGVKLWTSMPAKLGFHARPDLASFSSPPSMTIAPVDYEQQPTGQYSPGFLLNQLDYILRKMRPILENPEEMGIGDITLISSSLLQVLQRLEMSLTMLRDAELHKLGDPSKHEFLEHQPLFEGLGNILEAIASCVSEATPLIQLPLQGHERDVALDIINSIYDNSVALSNISLLFETIEMAGRPHEDPLLSVHTYHEIVQPKPGIDQVSSMDTKITEGSISEASNTSEVCKSFHNLPQHLKRCVIYTCILFLGDYEFEEDTLIQLWISVGFIRTGQEQLMERGRIYFQELHRLSIFQMSSIVCENYESTYRVHKDVYELIKQYCPNEYSMMDEGETDKISPVTLHSMLLLDDKICKSFDMKIFERFHEAELLRTLKLRIEFGSSIKHIPHNLFVKLKFLRVLDLSSTKIKELPTSVCKLRHLRYLDVSSTRMRKLPESLSKLYNLETLKLRNCSDLVVLPNEMSKLIHLQYLNLDGVHQLTSMPPRMGQLTNLQTLSIFVVGRQEGFRIEELKYMKKLRGSLCIAKMENVTKDQANEAQLGDKVAINKLEFQWSSSQRNGEMEFILIEPHLSIEQLKITRYGAESFPNWLSSEKFYRLTVINLRNCNCTYLPDLGRLPSLKSLYMHEMHLLKEISHEFYGAFLKLEALKFDGMPCLEKWTAIKEYDMPSLRDLTIIDCPNLVTLPEFMKLKSLKNLRIILCPEIQAFPGERLPESLQSLTIMECVKLEEQCQKGKGKEWFKIAGIPEILIEYQQISGSETSENPITDPVTED